A window from Sceloporus undulatus isolate JIND9_A2432 ecotype Alabama chromosome 8, SceUnd_v1.1, whole genome shotgun sequence encodes these proteins:
- the C1QTNF8 gene encoding complement C1q tumor necrosis factor-related protein 8 produces the protein MCAIFLLLLASSLPASSPHGQEASSKRDGRRVTSCVRCCGPAEQPASITASRYTRMSSDSFYSMPRIRPTIDITILKGEKGEMGDRGISGPEGKEGEPGPRGHNGRKGQKGQAGLPGNSCKQHYVAFSVGRRKPLHSSDYYQHVTFDTEFVNLYKHFNMFTGKFFCYVPGIYFFILNVHTWNYKETYLHIMRNDNEVAILYSQPSERSIMQSQSLMLDLQEGEEVWVRMFKRERENAIYSEESDIYITFNGHLIKPSVE, from the exons ATGTGCGCCATCTTTCTGCTGCTCTTGGCGTCTTCTCTTCCGGCCAGtagcccacatggccaagaagccTCCTCCAAGAGAGACGGCCGGAGGGTTACATCCTGCGTCCGATGTTGTGGCCCGGCTGAACAACCGGCTTCCATCACTGCCTCCCGATACACCCGGATGAGCAGTGACTCCTTTTATTCCATGCCCAGGATCCGTCCCACTATCGACATCACCATCTTGAAAG GAGAAAAGGGTGAAATGGGTGACAGAGGAATCTCCGGTCCTGAAGGCAAAGAGGGTGAACCTGGTCCACGGGGCCATAATGGCCGGAAAGGTCAAAAGGGTCAGGCTGGCCTACCAGGCAATTCCTGCAAACAACATTACGTTGCCTTTTCCGTCGGCCGGAGGAAACCTCTCCATAGTTCCGACTACTACCAGCATGTCACTTTCGACACGGAGTTTGTCAACCTCTATAAGCACTTCAACATGTTTACGGGGAAGTTCTTCTGCTACGTGCCGGGGATCTACTTCTTCATCCTCAACGTCCACACCTGGAACTACAAGGAGACCTACCTACACATTATGAGGAACGACAACGAAGTGGCCATCCTCTATTCTCAGCCCAGCGAGAGGAGCATTATGCAGAGCCAAAGCCTCATGCTGGACCTCCAGGAAGGGGAGGAGGTTTGGGTGCGGATGTTCAAACGGGAAAGGGAGAATGCCATCTACAGCGAGGAATCGGACATTTACATCACCTTCAATGGACATTTAATTAAGCCGTCCGTTGAATGA